The Treponema succinifaciens DSM 2489 region GAATGTTTGTGCAGGTTATGCCTGAAACTGGCGGAACAAAAGATTCCGGCTCGAACACGGCAAGCGGCGCAGACCAGAAAGTTGACGAAGAGCTGATAGAAAAAATTGAAAACGCTTTTTTTGCCTGTCCTTCGCTTGGCAAGTGGTTTTCTGAAAAAGGCAAGACAGAAGACGTTGTGCACGGGCTTTTCCGCGAGTTTGAGCCTGCGATTGCAGTTGAGCGCGACATTATTTTTGACTGTCCGTGCAGCAAGGAAAAATATATCGGCTACTTAAAAACTCTTCCAAAGAACGAGCTTGCCGATATAAAGCAAAACGGTCCTGACCCGCTTGAAATTGTCTGCCGTAACTGCGGAAGCGTCTACAAAATTCCTGTAAGTGAGATTATTTAACAAGAGTTGTTCAATTTAAACATACTGCCGGCTAGAGATTCTAGCTGGCTTTTTTGTTTTCTTCATCTATTTCGATTTAAAATAAAAAACTGCCGAAGCCCACCCGCAACGACAGTGAAAACGTCTTTAAATCAATAAAAGTATTGTTCTTATTATATATCAGCTTTTAGTTAAAGTCTATTATTAGTTTAAAAAAGCGTTTTTTTATTCAATATGAATATGCCCTTGAACACTGCCTTAAAAGGTCTTAAAATAGAGCAATGAAAATCGCAAAGAAGTTATTAAAGGCTACGCGGATTTTTTCAGCGTTTATATTGTTTTCTATTTTTGCCTCGCAGTGTTTTTCGCAGTCTAATTCTTCAAGCTCAGACATAGATTCAGCAAAGCAGCGTCAGTTTCTTAAGGTTATAGATCAGCTGTATTATTTTATTCAGCAGAATTATGTAGAAGAAGTTGATCCGCAGATTTTGTATGAAGGCGCGTTAAAGGGAATGCTGGGCGCGCTTGACGATCCTTATTCAGTTTACATGGCGCAGTCTGAATGGAGAAGCCTTACCGACACAACTGTTGGAAACTTTGGCGGCGTTGGACTTTCAATAACAAAGCCTCTTGTTTCCACAGAAGAAAAGCCTGCCTATGTTGAAGTTGCCGAGCCTATAGAAAATACTCCGGGCGCAAAAGCTGGAATTCAGTCTGGGGATTTGATTGTTGCGGTTGACGGTGTGGACACATCTACGATTACAATGGATGAAGTTTTGAGTATGCTGCGCGGAACTGTCGGTGAAAGTGTTACTGTAAAAATACGCAGAAGAAATACTCTTGAATTTGAGCGGACTCTTGTGCGCGCTGTTATTCAAAATCCATCTGTAAAATATGGAATGATTGAAGGTGAAAAAATCGGCTATTTGCGTCTTACAGAATTTTCTGTGAACACTGCGGCAAAAGTTCAGGAAGCTTTGGATTCATTCAAGGAAGCTTCGTTTAACGGACTTATTATAGACTTGCGGAACAATGGCGGCGGACTTTTGGACAGCGCGGTGGACATTGCGGATAAATTTATTGATGAAGGCATAATTGTTTCTACAAAAAGCCGGCTTGCTTATGAAAATGCGGTTTATCATGCTGTAAAAAGAAAAACTGTTGTGCGCGGCATTCCGATTGTTGTTCTTATAAACAGGGCGACTGCCAGCGCAAGCGAAATATTGAGCGGAGCTTTAAAAGACACAAAGACTGCGTACCTTGTAGGTGAAAAATCATTTGGAAAAGGAAGCGTTCAAGTTCCGCGCGGACTCGTAAACAACGACGGATTTAAAATCACCGTGGCAAAATATTATTCTCCGAGCGACACAAACATTGATAAGATTGGAATCAAGCCGGATTTGGAAGTTCTTTATCCGGACTTCACTGAAGAAGAACAAAAGGATTGGCACGCTCTTGAAGAATCGGGTGCAATTGCAGATTATGTGGATTCTCATCAGAACATGACAGAAGCGGAAATTGCTTCCTATGCAAAAACTTTGCAGACAAAATACAAACTTGAAGAGCGGCTTCTTAGAAAAATGATACGCAACGAGCTTGACAGGACACGTTCTCCTCGCCTTTACGATCTTGACTATGACAGTCAGCTTAAGGCGGCAATCGAAGTTATAAAGGGCGGAAACTTTGCGGAACTTATGGCTTCAACAAAAACCTTAAAAGAACAGCAGGAACAATGAGGCAGTTTATTGTAGAAACTCCGCTTGACTCTGATGGTTGCATTGGCATCCAAGGAAAAAAATATCATTACTTGAATTCTGTTTTAAGAGTAAAATGCGGCGATATGATTTACGCAAGACTTTTGGACGGTTCTCTCCAGCAGATGACTGTTGCAAAAATTGTTTCTTGTGAAAAAAAAATAATTCTTCAGGCGGCAGGAAAGCTAAATTGCAATGATTCCATCTCGCAAGCCGCTCCTGTTTTGGAAAAGCCCAAGGCGGAAATTTATCTTTTTCAGTTTGAAGCAAAGCCTCCGAAAATGGATTTGATTATAAGGCAGGCAACTGAATGCGGAGTCTGCGGAATAATTCCAGTGGAAGGTGAATTCTGCCAAAAGGGAAACATTGAATCCGCTCGGAAAAAATCCGAATCTGGAGATGAACGCTGGCAAAGAATTGTAACGGAGGCAAGGCAGCAGAGTGGTTCTCCTGTTGAAACAAAAGTTTTTTATTCGGTTTCGGTGGAGGAGGCCTGCGGTTTTTGGAGCAGTTTGCAGGCGGAACACAAAGCGGCGCTTGTTCTTTATGAGCGCAGCGATGGAACAAAGAGCATTTATAATGCGCTAAAAAATGCCGATGTTATAAAAAAGGAAAATGCAAAAATTGCAGTTGCAGTTGGTGCGGAAGGCGGAATTTCTGTGCAGGAAATCAGCATTATGAAAGAAAGCGGATTTATTCCCGTGCATTTTGATACAAATATATTGAGATGCGAAACTGCTTCTTTGTATGGAATTGCGGCTTTGCAGACTGTTTTAAATGGAGAATAAAATGGCGGTTCAACGTATAAAACTACTCGGAGTTCCTGTGGATGTTTGTTCTAAGCAGGATTTGGAAGAAAAAATTTTGCAGCTCTTGGAAAAAAAAGGTCCTTCTCAAATTTCATTTATAACAATCTGGGACTTTATGAAAATCCGGTGCAAAAACGAATATGCGGAAAGCATAAGAAATGCCGACTTGATTTTGCCTATTTCAAAAAGCATTTTGTCCGGGGCAAAGTTTCTTAACAAGACAGTTCCTTTTAGGTATAATCCATTTGACGCGTTCATAAGCATTCTTTCTATTCTTGAAAGCCGCTACAAGTCGTTTTATATTTTCGGTGGAAGAAAAAAAGCCCTTGCTGCTGCGGAAAAAAATATGCGTTCTACTTTCCGCGGACTTCAGATTGTGGGAAGATGCGTTGGCTATTATCAGAAGCAGGACGAAGAAAATATTATTCAGGCGATTTCAAAAGCGTCTCCGTCTTTGGTTCTTGTGAGCGAAGGAATTAAAAAGAAAGATTTCTGGAGTTATTCAAATAAAGAAAAATTTTCTTCTGGAATTTTTTTGTATTACCGGGACGCAGTTGGAATCTTGAGCAAAAGAATTAAGCGTGTCAATCCAAAAGTTTTTGAAAAAGGTCATGAAGTTTGGGGCGAAATTATCAGAAATCCGCTTAGAATTTTTTTGATTTTTCCATTTTTGTGGTATATAATTCTTCTTGTCTGGACAAAACTTTTTAAAAAGGATTAGGGGCTTTTGTCAAGGGAGAGAATTTTAATAGTTTCAAGCCGAAAGGAATTTATTTCTTTTTGCAAAGTTGTTTTTGAGCGGTACTTTGATTTTTTTTGTGTGCAAACAGAAGAAATTTCTTTTATCCGCCCGGAATTTTTTTTGGTTCTGGCAGTTTTAATAGACGGCTCTTGTTTTTCCTGTGGTGAATCTTCCTACATTTCTAAATTTTTTAAGAATACACTTGAACGTCCTATTTTTGTTTGCTTTAAAGAATCCGACTGCCTTAAATATGTTTCTGCGCTGGTAAAATTGAAAGGCGAGGTTTCTTCTTCTGGCAAAGATTTGTTTTGTGCTGAAAAATTGGATGAATGTATTTGCGCGGAAAACAATTTGTGCCTTGGATTTAAAGCGCAGATTGAAATTGCCTGCAAGAGCGATTCCACAGTTTTGCTGCTTGGTGAAAGCGGTTCTGGAAAAAATCACACTGCCCGTTTTATCCACGAAAATTCAATAAGAAAAAACAGCAAATTTACTTCTTTTAATCTTGCTGAAATAAATCCGAATTTAATTGAAAGTTCACTTTTTGGCTCTATAAAAGGTTCTTTTACTGGAGCGGAAGAAAACTCTGGAATTTTTGAAGAAGCTTCTAACGGAACACTTTTCATTGACGAAATTTGCGAACTGAGCCTTGAAAGTCAAGGAAAATTTCTTGGAGTTTTGGACTCAAGGGAATTCAGCAAAGTAGGAAGCAGCAAAAAGCTTGGTCTTGATGCGCGTCTTATTTTTGCAACAGACTCAAAAATTTCAGAGCTTGTGGAAAAAAATCTTTTTAAGAAGCAGCTTTTTTATAGAATCAGCGTTCTGGTTATAAATGTTCCGCCTCTAAGAGAACGCAAAGACGAGCTTGTAAAAATTGCGGAGGACTGCGCTTCTGTGTTTGGCAAAAAACTTTCTTCCTGCGCAATTAAAAAACTTCTGGATTTTTCTTGGCCGGGAAATATCAGGCAGCTGAAAAACTGCATTGAGCGTTCTTGTGTCAGCGCAAAAAAAGAAATTCTCTTTGCTGATGACATTATCTTTTTTTAGAAAGTCCTGCCGCTTTGTCGAATATTTTTTCTATATATTGCGCTTCTCCTTCGCTTAATGCCGAGCGGGACAAAATATCGCGCCAGAAAATTTCCATGTCCTTGCGTCCTGTAACAGAGAAAAATCCGATTTTCTGAAGATTGTCTGCGATTGTTGTTACAGTTTTTTTCAGCCTTTTTGAATCTATTGGTGTGTAACCGATTTTGTTTTTTTCATTGTAGCGGAACAAAGTGTAGCACATAATCTGCACGGCATGGCTTAAGTTCAGCGAGCCGAATTCTTCACTTGAAGGAATTGTAACGCCCATTTCGCATTCAAGGATTTCGTTGTCGTCAAGTCCGGTTCTTTCGTTGCCAAACACAACTGCGACTTTTCCGCCTTTTTTTTCTGTTCCTGAAATTCTATTGGCGGTTTTTGCAAAT contains the following coding sequences:
- a CDS encoding S41 family peptidase yields the protein MKIAKKLLKATRIFSAFILFSIFASQCFSQSNSSSSDIDSAKQRQFLKVIDQLYYFIQQNYVEEVDPQILYEGALKGMLGALDDPYSVYMAQSEWRSLTDTTVGNFGGVGLSITKPLVSTEEKPAYVEVAEPIENTPGAKAGIQSGDLIVAVDGVDTSTITMDEVLSMLRGTVGESVTVKIRRRNTLEFERTLVRAVIQNPSVKYGMIEGEKIGYLRLTEFSVNTAAKVQEALDSFKEASFNGLIIDLRNNGGGLLDSAVDIADKFIDEGIIVSTKSRLAYENAVYHAVKRKTVVRGIPIVVLINRATASASEILSGALKDTKTAYLVGEKSFGKGSVQVPRGLVNNDGFKITVAKYYSPSDTNIDKIGIKPDLEVLYPDFTEEEQKDWHALEESGAIADYVDSHQNMTEAEIASYAKTLQTKYKLEERLLRKMIRNELDRTRSPRLYDLDYDSQLKAAIEVIKGGNFAELMASTKTLKEQQEQ
- a CDS encoding RsmE family RNA methyltransferase, whose translation is MRQFIVETPLDSDGCIGIQGKKYHYLNSVLRVKCGDMIYARLLDGSLQQMTVAKIVSCEKKIILQAAGKLNCNDSISQAAPVLEKPKAEIYLFQFEAKPPKMDLIIRQATECGVCGIIPVEGEFCQKGNIESARKKSESGDERWQRIVTEARQQSGSPVETKVFYSVSVEEACGFWSSLQAEHKAALVLYERSDGTKSIYNALKNADVIKKENAKIAVAVGAEGGISVQEISIMKESGFIPVHFDTNILRCETASLYGIAALQTVLNGE
- a CDS encoding WecB/TagA/CpsF family glycosyltransferase, which encodes MAVQRIKLLGVPVDVCSKQDLEEKILQLLEKKGPSQISFITIWDFMKIRCKNEYAESIRNADLILPISKSILSGAKFLNKTVPFRYNPFDAFISILSILESRYKSFYIFGGRKKALAAAEKNMRSTFRGLQIVGRCVGYYQKQDEENIIQAISKASPSLVLVSEGIKKKDFWSYSNKEKFSSGIFLYYRDAVGILSKRIKRVNPKVFEKGHEVWGEIIRNPLRIFLIFPFLWYIILLVWTKLFKKD
- a CDS encoding sigma-54-dependent transcriptional regulator, which translates into the protein MQTEEISFIRPEFFLVLAVLIDGSCFSCGESSYISKFFKNTLERPIFVCFKESDCLKYVSALVKLKGEVSSSGKDLFCAEKLDECICAENNLCLGFKAQIEIACKSDSTVLLLGESGSGKNHTARFIHENSIRKNSKFTSFNLAEINPNLIESSLFGSIKGSFTGAEENSGIFEEASNGTLFIDEICELSLESQGKFLGVLDSREFSKVGSSKKLGLDARLIFATDSKISELVEKNLFKKQLFYRISVLVINVPPLRERKDELVKIAEDCASVFGKKLSSCAIKKLLDFSWPGNIRQLKNCIERSCVSAKKEILFADDIIFF
- a CDS encoding RNA methyltransferase, with product MNLDNIVIVLSRPEEPRNIGAACRAMANNGIHKLRIVGKKEEIDLDKVHVLAIHASYIFDNAEYFSSITEACSDCVCSCGTTRRRGKKRKGKLLLPEEFAKTANRISGTEKKGGKVAVVFGNERTGLDDNEILECEMGVTIPSSEEFGSLNLSHAVQIMCYTLFRYNEKNKIGYTPIDSKRLKKTVTTIADNLQKIGFFSVTGRKDMEIFWRDILSRSALSEGEAQYIEKIFDKAAGLSKKR